From the Acidicapsa ligni genome, one window contains:
- a CDS encoding CocE/NonD family hydrolase: MLKKTISFLVLAIVSISSASSRAQSVGGVIVEHNVPMKTRDGITLRADIYRPDGQDKLPVLLQRTPYNKAVGESFGRIAALRGYLVVMQDVRGRYASEGDWYPFKYETNDGYDTIEWAAALPYSNGKVGMFGGSYVGATQMLAAIGKPPHLAGICPVVTASNYYENWIYQGGAFEQWFNESWTSSLAQDTLDRTIRKATNAVVAVSVLPLKQYPIFNITPPANASELTTQLAPYFNDWLDHPVYDSYWKQWAIDEQYNSIQVPALTIAAWYDIFQGGSLHNFQGLQAHAGNADARKQQRLVVAIGGHSGGGRKIGAMDFGPAAAEYDENSIMLNWYDYLLQGKQNEFATQKPVKLFVMGTNQWRYEDSWPLQRAKETRYFLHSGGKANTLAGDGTFTPSATQQDVSDSYVYDPMNPVPTVGGPLCCDAEHLAPGPRDQRPVETRPDVLVYSTPALDQDIEVTGPISLDLYASSTATDTDFTAKLVDVAPDGFARNLTEGILRARFHDSTRDEPKPIEPGKIIEYKIDLWATSNVFLKGHKIRLEVSSSNFPRFDRNLNTGKNASTSDVAVKATNTIVHDAAHPSALILPVVSAQ, from the coding sequence ATGCTCAAGAAAACCATCAGCTTTCTCGTTCTAGCCATCGTGTCTATCAGCAGCGCATCAAGCCGCGCTCAATCCGTGGGAGGTGTAATCGTGGAGCATAATGTCCCGATGAAGACACGCGATGGCATAACTCTGCGAGCGGATATCTATCGCCCAGATGGACAGGACAAGCTCCCGGTTCTATTACAGAGGACGCCATACAACAAGGCGGTAGGCGAAAGTTTTGGCCGCATCGCGGCTCTTCGAGGCTACCTGGTAGTCATGCAGGATGTGCGCGGCCGTTACGCATCCGAAGGCGACTGGTACCCTTTTAAATATGAGACGAATGACGGCTATGACACCATAGAGTGGGCAGCAGCTCTGCCTTATTCCAACGGCAAAGTCGGCATGTTCGGAGGCTCGTATGTTGGTGCCACGCAGATGCTTGCAGCCATCGGCAAACCACCGCACCTGGCTGGCATCTGCCCTGTCGTTACAGCCAGTAATTATTACGAGAATTGGATATACCAGGGAGGAGCATTCGAGCAGTGGTTCAACGAATCCTGGACCTCCAGCCTGGCGCAGGACACGCTCGACCGCACCATTCGGAAGGCGACTAACGCCGTCGTTGCAGTCTCTGTTCTTCCGCTTAAACAATATCCCATCTTCAATATCACCCCTCCCGCCAATGCCAGTGAATTAACAACGCAGCTCGCGCCCTACTTCAATGATTGGCTCGATCACCCTGTCTACGATAGCTATTGGAAGCAGTGGGCAATTGACGAACAATACAACTCCATTCAGGTGCCCGCACTTACGATTGCGGCCTGGTATGACATCTTTCAAGGCGGCTCTCTGCATAACTTTCAAGGATTGCAGGCACATGCTGGCAACGCGGACGCGCGCAAACAACAGCGATTAGTTGTCGCAATTGGTGGCCACTCTGGTGGTGGACGCAAGATAGGCGCGATGGACTTCGGTCCGGCTGCCGCAGAGTATGACGAAAACAGCATCATGCTTAACTGGTACGACTATCTCCTGCAAGGTAAGCAGAACGAGTTCGCAACGCAAAAGCCCGTCAAGCTATTTGTAATGGGCACGAATCAATGGCGCTACGAAGACAGTTGGCCTCTGCAACGCGCCAAAGAGACGCGCTACTTTTTGCACTCCGGCGGCAAGGCAAACACGCTCGCTGGCGATGGAACCTTTACGCCAAGCGCGACCCAGCAGGATGTATCCGATAGCTATGTCTATGACCCAATGAATCCTGTTCCGACCGTGGGAGGGCCGCTATGTTGCGATGCCGAGCATCTTGCGCCTGGTCCAAGAGATCAGCGTCCTGTAGAGACGCGTCCTGATGTGCTCGTTTACTCCACGCCGGCACTCGATCAGGACATCGAAGTTACAGGTCCCATAAGTCTCGATCTCTATGCCAGCTCAACTGCAACCGACACAGATTTTACTGCGAAACTGGTGGATGTAGCACCCGATGGCTTTGCGCGAAACCTTACAGAAGGCATTCTTCGCGCCCGCTTTCACGATTCCACGCGCGACGAACCAAAGCCTATTGAGCCTGGAAAAATTATCGAGTACAAGATTGATCTCTGGGCCACGAGCAATGTCTTTCTCAAGGGGCACAAAATTCGTCTCGAAGTCAGCAGCAGTAACTTCCCAAGATTTGACCGCAACCTCAATACCGGGAAAAATGCATCTACCTCCGACGTTGCAGTGAAGGCAACCAACACCATCGTGCATGATGCTGCGCACCCCTCGGCACTGATCCTGCCCGTGGTGAGCGCACAATAG
- a CDS encoding DUF3185 domain-containing protein — protein MKAATIVGVLLILLGIVGFSMGGFSFTHEKKDVDLGPLQVQHEQKKSVPIPPLLSTLALVGGVALVVVGVRSK, from the coding sequence ATGAAAGCCGCGACCATTGTAGGGGTCTTGCTCATTCTGCTTGGAATTGTTGGGTTCTCCATGGGAGGCTTCTCGTTCACCCACGAGAAGAAAGACGTCGATTTGGGCCCCCTACAAGTTCAGCACGAGCAGAAAAAGTCAGTGCCAATCCCGCCATTGCTCAGCACGCTTGCGCTCGTGGGTGGAGTGGCACTGGTTGTCGTTGGCGTGCGCAGCAAATAA
- a CDS encoding glycoside hydrolase family 43 protein, with protein MKKPAFVELFVLASLLIGTCISAAQSKLPAGTFKNPLLSTGPDPWVIRYGGFYYYMNSTGTNLTIRKTSDITDLAHAETKIVWTPPSTGPYSKDLWAPELHRFDDRWYIYFAADDGPNEHHRIYVVENTAADPLDGTWEFKGKVSDATNKWAIDASVFEDHNQRYILWSGWEGDTDGEQRIYIAHLKNPWTVDSPRAMLSYPQYPWERVGDLLDRPAMPHVNVNEGPEILQHNEDIFLVYSGSACWTDYYALGVIRAKSGTNLLDQASWMKYDHPFFKQDREAKVFGTGHNGFFKSPDGKQDWIIYHANPASGEGCGDHRSPRIQPFTWNPDGTPNFGKPIATDIPIEKPSN; from the coding sequence ATGAAGAAGCCAGCATTTGTGGAGTTGTTTGTCCTCGCCTCTTTGCTCATCGGTACTTGTATTAGCGCGGCACAATCGAAGCTGCCTGCGGGCACATTCAAGAATCCATTACTCTCTACAGGCCCCGATCCATGGGTTATTCGCTATGGCGGCTTCTATTACTACATGAATAGCACTGGCACCAATCTCACCATCCGCAAGACTTCAGACATCACTGACCTCGCACATGCCGAAACAAAGATCGTCTGGACGCCGCCATCCACAGGCCCGTACTCGAAAGATCTCTGGGCACCTGAGCTGCACCGCTTCGATGACAGGTGGTACATCTACTTCGCTGCTGACGACGGCCCTAATGAACATCATCGTATATACGTTGTCGAAAATACCGCAGCCGATCCACTCGACGGTACGTGGGAGTTCAAGGGCAAAGTATCCGACGCGACAAACAAATGGGCCATCGATGCATCTGTCTTTGAAGATCACAACCAGCGCTACATCCTCTGGTCAGGATGGGAAGGAGACACTGACGGCGAGCAGCGTATCTATATCGCGCATCTCAAGAATCCGTGGACTGTAGACTCTCCGCGCGCAATGCTCTCGTATCCTCAATATCCATGGGAGCGTGTTGGTGATCTACTCGATCGTCCTGCAATGCCGCATGTCAACGTGAATGAGGGCCCGGAGATCTTGCAGCATAATGAAGATATCTTTCTCGTCTACTCTGGCTCGGCCTGCTGGACCGACTATTACGCCCTTGGAGTTATCCGTGCGAAGTCAGGCACCAATCTTCTCGACCAAGCTTCATGGATGAAATACGATCATCCATTCTTCAAGCAGGATCGCGAAGCGAAAGTTTTTGGCACAGGCCACAACGGCTTCTTCAAGTCCCCGGATGGCAAGCAGGATTGGATTATCTATCATGCCAATCCTGCATCAGGAGAAGGATGCGGTGATCATCGCTCCCCTCGCATTCAGCCGTTCACGTGGAACCCGGATGGTACTCCAAACTTCGGCAAGCCTATTGCTACGGATATTCCGATCGAGAAGCCTTCGAATTAA
- a CDS encoding CocE/NonD family hydrolase — MASLYRSSRPLASMLFALALIGAVADAQTAPKYPNYPSETPEHFEPTDAGSDYSRRIEMIPMRDGVKLHTVILVPKSAKHEGILLTRTPYSADVLTTNAPSVHLASSLWGYDNATETIVAGGYIRVVQDIRGKYGSEGDYVMNRPLHGPLNPTPVDESTDTYDTIDWLVKHVKESNGKVGVLGISYDGYLSLMPLVHPHPALKVAVPMNPMVDGWRGDDWFHNGAFRQQNIPYIYEQAATRTNDAHWLTSTFDDYDTYMRAGSAGELARQRGMDQIGFWKKVAAHPAYDAFWSDQAVDQILAKQQLTVPTMIVDGQWDQEDIYGAIAVYKALKSQKNGNLFLVLGPWYHGQEIEEASSLGAIKFHSDTGLYFREEILAPFLAHYLKDDAPAMKVAPVTAYVTGANKWERLQTWPSGCAEGCTQKATPLYLKAAGKLGFDESEAGETLLSSYEEYVSDPAKPVPFRSRPSEPVGYTPNLSWVRWLVDDQREFSGRTDVLTYSTEALTAPIQISGEPIANLTASTSGTDSDWVVKLIDVYPDEVAGQPEMGGYQLAVAMDIFRGRYRESLAEAKAIPADSPELYKFALPNVNHVFLPGHKIMVQVQSSWFPLYDRNPQTFVPNIFFAKPGDYKKATQRVFHSSFVELPVVHVE; from the coding sequence ATGGCTTCTCTATACCGCTCTTCCCGTCCTCTGGCTTCGATGTTGTTTGCTCTGGCACTTATCGGCGCAGTTGCTGACGCACAGACGGCTCCGAAATATCCCAACTATCCCAGTGAGACTCCTGAGCATTTTGAGCCCACCGATGCAGGCTCGGATTACTCTCGGCGTATCGAGATGATTCCGATGCGGGATGGAGTAAAGCTGCATACAGTAATCCTCGTACCTAAGTCCGCAAAGCATGAGGGTATTTTGTTGACGCGTACCCCCTACTCCGCTGATGTGCTGACCACGAATGCTCCAAGTGTTCACCTGGCAAGCAGCCTGTGGGGCTATGACAATGCGACGGAGACAATTGTCGCTGGCGGATATATCCGCGTAGTGCAGGACATTCGCGGGAAGTACGGCAGTGAGGGCGATTACGTGATGAATCGCCCACTCCATGGACCACTGAACCCTACTCCGGTAGATGAGTCTACAGATACCTATGACACGATCGACTGGCTGGTAAAGCATGTGAAGGAGTCGAACGGGAAGGTCGGCGTGCTGGGGATTTCGTATGACGGATATCTGTCGCTGATGCCATTGGTGCATCCGCATCCAGCGTTAAAGGTGGCTGTACCGATGAATCCGATGGTGGATGGATGGCGCGGGGATGATTGGTTTCACAATGGAGCTTTTCGACAGCAGAACATTCCTTACATCTACGAGCAGGCAGCAACACGGACGAATGATGCACATTGGCTGACGAGCACTTTTGATGACTATGACACATACATGCGGGCAGGGTCAGCTGGAGAATTAGCGAGACAAAGAGGCATGGATCAGATCGGATTCTGGAAGAAGGTTGCAGCGCATCCAGCGTATGACGCTTTCTGGAGTGATCAGGCCGTCGATCAGATATTGGCGAAGCAACAATTGACCGTGCCAACAATGATAGTGGACGGGCAATGGGATCAGGAAGATATCTATGGAGCCATCGCCGTATACAAGGCGCTGAAGTCGCAGAAGAATGGCAACCTGTTCCTGGTGCTGGGGCCTTGGTATCACGGGCAGGAGATTGAAGAAGCCAGTTCGCTGGGAGCGATCAAATTTCATAGTGATACTGGATTGTATTTTCGCGAAGAGATACTCGCACCTTTTCTTGCGCATTACTTGAAGGATGATGCACCAGCGATGAAAGTAGCTCCCGTGACAGCTTATGTTACTGGCGCCAACAAGTGGGAGCGGCTGCAAACATGGCCCTCTGGCTGTGCTGAAGGATGTACACAGAAAGCCACGCCGCTCTATCTAAAGGCTGCGGGAAAGCTTGGATTTGATGAGTCGGAAGCAGGAGAAACATTGCTGTCGAGTTATGAAGAATATGTGTCCGATCCTGCAAAGCCAGTGCCGTTTCGTTCACGGCCAAGTGAGCCGGTAGGGTATACGCCAAATCTCTCCTGGGTACGATGGCTGGTGGATGATCAGCGCGAATTTTCTGGGCGTACAGATGTGCTGACTTATTCCACTGAAGCACTGACAGCACCGATCCAAATCAGTGGAGAGCCGATTGCGAATCTGACTGCATCGACGAGCGGTACGGATTCAGATTGGGTAGTGAAGCTGATCGATGTATATCCCGATGAAGTTGCAGGACAGCCGGAGATGGGCGGATATCAGCTAGCTGTGGCGATGGATATTTTCCGCGGACGCTATCGCGAAAGCCTAGCTGAAGCAAAGGCTATTCCTGCGGATAGTCCGGAGCTTTACAAGTTCGCGTTGCCGAATGTAAATCATGTGTTCTTGCCCGGACATAAGATCATGGTGCAGGTGCAATCGAGTTGGTTCCCGTTGTACGACAGGAACCCACAGACCTTTGTGCCGAACATTTTTTTCGCGAAGCCGGGTGACTATAAGAAAGCTACGCAGCGTGTGTTTCACTCCAGCTTTGTGGAACTGCCAGTGGTGCATGTGGAGTAA